One genomic segment of Vibrio quintilis includes these proteins:
- a CDS encoding aspartate aminotransferase family protein, whose translation MTMENKVDRATFDEVMVPCYSPMEIIPVRGQGSRVWDQADKEYIDFAGGIAVSCLGHCHPAMVEALTTQGNKLWHLSNVMTNEPALRLAKKLTKLSFAEKVFFANSGAEANEAALKLARRWAVDNHGPEKSEIIAFEQGFHGRTFFTVTVGGQSTYSDGFGPKPSDVIHLPYNDLEAFKAQISDRTCAVMMEPLQGEGGIISPTPEFIQAVRDLCTQHNALLIFDEVQTGNGRTGDFYAYQSVGVTPDILSTAKSLGGGFPIGAMLTTAEIAAHFKVGVHGSTYGGNPLACAVAEAVVDVISQPEVLQGVKEKEQRFREGLERINAKYPIFSEVRGRGLLLGAALNDSWQGRARDILVAAGKAGLLVLVAGPNVVRFTPSLLISPEDITEGLSRLEQAIAAVFTAS comes from the coding sequence ATGACAATGGAAAATAAAGTCGATCGGGCCACATTTGATGAGGTGATGGTACCTTGCTATAGCCCGATGGAAATTATTCCGGTTCGGGGGCAGGGTTCAAGAGTCTGGGATCAGGCAGACAAAGAGTATATTGATTTCGCTGGTGGGATTGCCGTCAGCTGTTTAGGGCATTGTCATCCGGCGATGGTTGAGGCCTTAACAACTCAGGGAAACAAATTGTGGCATCTGAGTAATGTAATGACCAATGAACCTGCACTGCGTCTGGCAAAGAAACTGACCAAACTAAGTTTTGCAGAGAAAGTGTTCTTCGCCAATTCCGGAGCTGAAGCCAATGAAGCTGCATTAAAGCTGGCGCGTCGCTGGGCTGTTGATAATCATGGACCGGAAAAATCTGAAATTATTGCGTTTGAGCAGGGTTTCCACGGGCGGACATTTTTTACCGTTACTGTTGGCGGCCAATCGACTTATTCCGATGGCTTCGGACCAAAACCATCAGATGTTATTCATCTTCCTTACAATGATCTGGAAGCTTTTAAGGCTCAGATCTCGGACAGAACCTGCGCTGTGATGATGGAACCTCTGCAGGGAGAAGGCGGTATTATTTCTCCGACGCCGGAATTTATTCAAGCAGTCAGAGACTTGTGTACTCAGCATAATGCCCTGCTGATTTTTGATGAGGTACAAACGGGAAATGGCCGGACCGGTGATTTTTACGCCTATCAGAGTGTTGGTGTAACGCCAGATATCTTAAGTACGGCAAAATCATTGGGTGGTGGTTTTCCTATCGGTGCAATGCTGACAACGGCGGAGATTGCAGCTCATTTTAAAGTGGGTGTTCATGGTTCAACTTATGGCGGTAATCCGCTTGCCTGTGCAGTGGCAGAAGCCGTGGTTGATGTTATCTCTCAGCCTGAAGTTTTACAGGGTGTGAAAGAGAAAGAGCAACGCTTCCGTGAAGGGCTGGAGCGGATCAATGCGAAATATCCGATATTCAGTGAAGTGCGCGGGCGCGGTTTGTTGCTTGGCGCAGCTTTAAATGATTCCTGGCAAGGGCGTGCGCGGGATATTTTGGTCGCTGCGGGTAAAGCCGGTCTGCTGGTTTTAGTTGCCGGGCCAAATGTGGTTCGTTTTACACCTTCATTATTAATTTCACCTGAAGACATTACAGAAGGTTTATCCAGACTGGAACAGGCGATAGCTGCTGTATTTACCGCATCCTGA